A part of Micromonospora chersina genomic DNA contains:
- a CDS encoding response regulator — MIRTLIADDEQLVRAGLRLILEAAPDIAVVGEAADGDEALAAAVRLRPDVVLLDVRMPGTDGLAAAPRIVAAGPRVVMLTTFDRDEYVHGALRAGAVGFLLKDTPPRELAAAVRTVAAGNAMLAPTVTRRLISSFAERGPARREAARQRLARLTDREAAIVREVARGDANADVARRVGASEATVKTHVSRALAKLGVANRVQLAILVHDADLLEE, encoded by the coding sequence ATGATCCGTACCCTGATCGCCGACGACGAGCAGCTCGTCCGCGCCGGCCTGCGGCTGATCCTGGAGGCCGCGCCGGACATCGCGGTGGTCGGCGAGGCGGCCGACGGCGACGAGGCGCTGGCCGCCGCCGTCCGGCTGCGGCCCGACGTGGTGCTGCTCGACGTCCGCATGCCCGGCACCGACGGGCTGGCCGCCGCTCCGAGGATCGTCGCCGCGGGCCCCCGGGTCGTCATGCTGACCACCTTCGACCGGGACGAGTACGTGCACGGCGCGCTGCGCGCCGGCGCGGTCGGCTTCCTGCTCAAGGACACCCCGCCCCGGGAGCTCGCGGCAGCCGTGCGGACCGTCGCGGCCGGCAACGCCATGCTCGCCCCGACGGTGACCCGGCGGTTGATCAGCTCGTTCGCCGAACGCGGTCCGGCCCGGCGGGAGGCCGCCCGGCAGCGGCTGGCCCGGCTCACCGACCGGGAGGCGGCGATCGTCCGGGAGGTGGCCCGGGGCGACGCGAACGCCGACGTGGCCCGCCGGGTCGGCGCGAGCGAGGCGACCGTGAAGACGCACGTCAGCCGCGCGCTGGCCAAGCTCGGCGTGGCCAACCGGGTCCAGCTCGCCATCCTGGTCCACGACGCCGACCTGCTGGAGGAGTGA
- a CDS encoding sensor histidine kinase: MTTRAALLRRAERHTPLLLAGLVAAGTWASATGALGVRSPLPRLLVLAVALASGAAAVAARRWPLVVAAVVGWVVLAAWPAAVLASWRAGVGLRGRRLTGHLLGAGLVALVGVVVGVAVGGERRLTTATGANATALFAWVVVFPLLAGLWIQARRDTLAALRDRAERLEREQEARADRVRAEERARIAREMHDVVAHRVSLMVVHAGALEVTAADTATVEAAALIRSTGRAALTDLREVLGVLRQPAGGGTPLPAAGLDAVDDLVADSRAAGLRVDRRDEGTAGPVPGAVARTVHRVVQEGLTNVRKHAPDAAVTVRLRHLPDGIEVAVLNGLATRPGPALPGAGLGLVGLRERVELAGGRLSAGPTADGGYLLRALVPVEELP; encoded by the coding sequence GTGACCACCCGCGCCGCCCTGCTGCGGCGGGCCGAGCGGCACACGCCGCTCCTGCTCGCCGGGCTCGTGGCGGCCGGCACCTGGGCGTCGGCGACCGGCGCGCTGGGCGTCCGCTCGCCGCTGCCCCGGCTGCTGGTGCTGGCCGTGGCGCTGGCCTCGGGCGCCGCCGCCGTCGCGGCCCGCCGCTGGCCGCTGGTCGTCGCGGCGGTGGTCGGCTGGGTCGTCCTGGCCGCCTGGCCGGCCGCCGTCCTGGCCTCGTGGCGCGCCGGCGTGGGGCTGCGCGGTCGCCGGCTCACCGGTCACCTGCTCGGCGCGGGACTCGTCGCCCTGGTCGGGGTGGTGGTCGGCGTCGCGGTCGGCGGCGAGCGCCGGCTGACCACCGCGACCGGCGCCAACGCCACGGCGCTCTTCGCCTGGGTGGTGGTGTTCCCGCTGCTCGCCGGCCTGTGGATCCAGGCGCGGCGGGACACCCTGGCCGCCCTCCGGGACCGCGCCGAGCGGCTGGAACGCGAGCAGGAGGCGCGGGCCGACCGGGTACGCGCCGAGGAGCGGGCCCGGATCGCCCGGGAGATGCACGACGTGGTGGCGCACCGTGTCTCGCTCATGGTGGTGCACGCCGGGGCGCTGGAGGTGACCGCCGCCGACACGGCCACCGTCGAGGCGGCCGCCCTGATCCGCTCCACCGGCCGGGCGGCCCTCACCGACCTGCGCGAGGTGCTCGGTGTGCTGCGCCAGCCGGCCGGCGGCGGCACCCCGCTGCCCGCCGCCGGGCTGGACGCCGTCGACGACCTCGTGGCGGACTCCCGCGCGGCCGGCCTCCGGGTGGACCGGCGGGACGAGGGGACGGCCGGGCCGGTGCCGGGCGCGGTGGCCCGGACCGTGCACCGGGTGGTGCAGGAGGGGCTGACGAACGTGCGCAAGCACGCCCCGGACGCGGCGGTCACCGTGCGCCTGCGGCACCTGCCCGACGGGATCGAGGTCGCCGTCCTGAACGGCCTGGCCACCCGGCCCGGCCCCGCCCTGCCCGGCGCGGGGCTCGGCCTCGTGGGGCTGCGCGAGCGGGTCGAACTGGCCGGCGGCCGCTTGTCGGCGGGTCCGACCGCCGACGGGGGATACCTGCTACGGGCGCTGGTGCCGGTCGAGGAGCTGCCATGA
- a CDS encoding DedA family protein yields the protein MDSVLDLLHQTMSSPWVYLALFAIAVVDGFFPVVPSETAVITAGVFAATGQPDLPLVVGAAALGAFVGDHVSYAIGRHGGGRLLARIPAAGTATGRTGRGSRRRAAFERARRGIAARGGLILTVARYVPGGRTAVTLTMGATRFPRRRFLAFDALAALSWGIYSALVGYLGGLAFERDPVRGLLLGLGLAVALTVVVEAVRWARGRRRRGACARLSRPADAR from the coding sequence ATGGATTCGGTGCTCGACCTGCTCCACCAGACCATGTCCTCGCCCTGGGTCTACCTGGCGCTGTTCGCCATCGCGGTGGTCGACGGCTTCTTCCCGGTGGTGCCGAGCGAGACCGCCGTCATCACGGCCGGGGTGTTCGCCGCCACCGGCCAGCCGGACCTGCCACTGGTGGTCGGGGCGGCCGCACTCGGGGCGTTCGTCGGCGACCATGTCTCGTACGCGATCGGCCGGCACGGCGGCGGCCGGCTGCTGGCCCGGATTCCGGCGGCCGGCACGGCGACGGGTCGAACCGGTCGGGGCAGCCGGCGGCGGGCCGCGTTCGAGCGGGCCCGGCGCGGCATCGCGGCGCGCGGCGGCCTGATCCTGACGGTGGCCCGGTACGTCCCCGGTGGACGGACCGCGGTCACGCTGACCATGGGCGCGACCCGGTTTCCCCGGCGGCGGTTCCTGGCCTTCGACGCACTGGCGGCGCTCTCCTGGGGCATCTACTCCGCGCTGGTCGGCTACCTCGGCGGGCTCGCCTTCGAGCGGGACCCGGTGCGCGGGCTGCTGCTCGGGCTGGGCCTGGCGGTGGCCCTGACCGTGGTGGTGGAGGCGGTGCGCTGGGCGCGGGGCCGGCGCCGGCGGGGGGCGTGTGCCCGGCTCAGCCGGCCGGCGGATGCCAGGTGA